A genomic segment from Petrotoga sp. 9PWA.NaAc.5.4 encodes:
- the trpB gene encoding tryptophan synthase subunit beta has protein sequence MKKGYYGQYGGRFVPETLIPALEELEEAYEKYSKNPDFLKEFNGLLADYSGRPTPLYYADRLAEYLNGAKIYLKREDLNHTGAHKINNALGQVLLAKKMGKKRIIAETGAGQHGVATATAAARFGLECIVYMGAEDIKRQALNVYKMEMLGAKVVPVYSGSQTLKEAINEAIRDWVTNVEDTHYVIGSVVGPHPYPMIVRNFQRIIGDETKKQIIQKEGRLPDYIIACVGGGSNAMGIFYPFVENQEVKLIGVEAAGKGLKTEYHAASLTKGRIGVLHGSKSYVLQDVDGQIQLAYSISAGLDYPGVGPEHSYLHEIKRAIYKAVTDEEAIEAFELLTRLEGIIPAFESAHALAYTMKLAPQLDKNKIIVVNLSGRGDKDVDSYRNLNRKK, from the coding sequence ATGAAAAAAGGTTATTATGGGCAATATGGTGGTCGTTTCGTTCCAGAAACACTAATCCCAGCTTTGGAAGAGTTAGAGGAAGCATATGAAAAATATTCAAAAAATCCTGATTTCCTAAAAGAGTTCAACGGATTGTTGGCTGATTATAGTGGAAGACCAACGCCGCTTTACTATGCCGATAGATTGGCTGAATATTTAAACGGCGCAAAAATATATTTAAAGAGAGAAGATCTAAACCACACAGGTGCTCACAAGATCAATAATGCTTTAGGACAAGTTTTACTCGCTAAGAAAATGGGTAAAAAAAGGATTATTGCAGAAACGGGGGCGGGCCAACATGGTGTTGCAACTGCAACTGCAGCGGCAAGATTTGGATTAGAGTGTATTGTATATATGGGAGCAGAAGATATAAAAAGACAGGCTTTAAATGTTTATAAAATGGAAATGTTGGGAGCAAAAGTTGTACCCGTTTATAGTGGAAGCCAAACATTGAAAGAAGCTATAAATGAAGCTATTAGAGATTGGGTAACAAATGTTGAAGATACTCATTATGTTATTGGTTCCGTTGTTGGCCCTCATCCTTATCCTATGATAGTTAGAAATTTCCAAAGAATAATCGGTGATGAAACAAAAAAACAAATTATTCAAAAAGAAGGGAGACTACCAGATTATATAATAGCCTGCGTCGGTGGTGGCAGTAACGCCATGGGAATATTTTATCCATTTGTTGAAAATCAGGAAGTAAAATTAATTGGAGTGGAAGCCGCTGGAAAGGGCTTAAAAACAGAATATCATGCTGCTTCTTTGACTAAAGGAAGAATTGGCGTACTTCACGGAAGCAAATCTTATGTTCTTCAAGATGTAGATGGTCAAATTCAACTTGCTTATTCAATTTCAGCTGGATTAGACTATCCAGGAGTAGGTCCGGAACACAGTTACTTGCATGAAATAAAAAGAGCTATATACAAGGCAGTTACCGATGAAGAAGCAATAGAAGCTTTTGAACTACTAACAAGGCTTGAAGGCATAATACCAGCATTTGAAAGTGCTCACGCACTTGCATATACTATGAAATTAGCTCCTCAATTAGATAAAAATAAAATAATCGTAGTTAATCTCTCAGGTAGAGGGGACAAAGATGTGGATTCATACAGAAACCTAAATAGGAAAAAATAA
- a CDS encoding phosphoribosylanthranilate isomerase, protein MVRIKICGITNLKDALEISSLNIHALGFILSDSPRKIKLSEAIKISSFLPPFINRVAVVVNPSILELESIENSKAFDYVQFHGNEDLNLIKRCKLKTIKAIKISKETSTNNLNVEELKEIVDYFLFDTKVEQKLGGTGKTFDWNILKKLNINKPFILAGGIGPDNVIQALNELNPVAIDLNSKVEESPGKKNINLIKKTLEIIKNT, encoded by the coding sequence ATGGTTAGAATAAAAATTTGTGGAATAACTAATTTGAAAGATGCTTTGGAAATTTCCTCATTGAATATACATGCTTTAGGTTTTATACTTTCAGATAGTCCAAGAAAAATAAAGCTTTCAGAAGCTATAAAAATTTCATCTTTTCTACCTCCTTTCATAAATAGAGTTGCTGTTGTAGTTAATCCTTCAATTTTGGAATTGGAATCAATAGAAAATTCTAAAGCATTCGATTATGTACAATTTCATGGCAATGAAGATTTAAATTTAATAAAAAGATGCAAATTAAAAACAATAAAAGCTATAAAAATCAGTAAAGAAACGTCAACAAACAACTTAAATGTTGAAGAATTAAAAGAGATTGTAGATTACTTTCTTTTTGATACAAAGGTTGAACAAAAATTAGGAGGTACAGGCAAAACTTTTGATTGGAACATTCTCAAAAAATTAAACATCAATAAGCCCTTTATATTGGCAGGAGGTATAGGTCCTGATAATGTAATTCAAGCATTAAATGAATTAAACCCAGTTGCAATAGATTTAAATAGTAAAGTTGAAGAAAGTCCTGGTAAAAAAAATATAAATTTAATAAAAAAGACATTAGAAATTATCAAAAATACTTAA